A stretch of the Aegilops tauschii subsp. strangulata cultivar AL8/78 chromosome 4, Aet v6.0, whole genome shotgun sequence genome encodes the following:
- the LOC109779571 gene encoding glucan endo-1,3-beta-glucosidase isoform X1, whose translation MPLLLLLMLLAAGAAGAESATPSLHIGVNYGANADNLPSPTSVAAFLATKTTIDRVKLFDANPTFISAFAGTPVSLAVSLPNSALPALADKATGLDAARSWIRANLSPYVPATNVTLLLAGNEILLSTDTNLILSLLPAMRRLAQALKAEGLTGVRVTTPHYLGILAPSDGIPSNASFRAGYNTKLFPAMLQFHRDTGSPFMVNPYPYFSYRPETLNYALFRPNSGIYDPATKLNYTSMLDAQMDAIYTAMKKLGYGDVDIAVGEAGWPTQAEPGQIGVGVQEARDFNEGMIRVCSSGKGTPLMPNRTFETYLFSLFDENQKPGPIAERHFGLFNPDFTPVYDLGLLRDGASVAPNPSPSPSPNPSPKPSPSGGGKWCVAKDGANGTDLQNNINYACGFVDCKPIQGGGACFSPNSLQSHASYVMNAYYQANGHTDLACDFKGTGVVTSSDPSYGGCKYVS comes from the exons atgccgctcctcctcctcctcatgcTGCTCGCCGCCGGCGCGGCGGGGGCAGAGTCGGCGACCCCCTCGCTCCACATCGGCGTCAACTACGGCGCCAACGCCGACAACCTCCCCTCCCCGACCTCCGTCGCCGCCTTCCTCGCCACCAAGACCACCATCGACCGCGTCAAGCTCTTCGACGCCAACCCGACCTTCATCTCCGCCTTCGCCGGCACGCCCGTCTCCCTCGCCGTCTCCCTCCCCAACTCCGCCCTCCCCGCCCTCGCCGACAAGGCCACCGGCCTCGACGCCGCGCGGTCCTGGATCCGCGCCAACCTCTCCCCCTACGTCCCCGCCACCAACGTcaccctcctcctcgccggcaacGAGATCCTCCTCTCCACCGACACCAACctcatcctctccctcctccccgcCATGCGCCGCCTCGCGCAGGCCCTCAAGGCCGAGGGCCTCACCGGCGTCCGCGTCACCACCCCGCACTACCTCGGCATCCTCGCCCCTTCCGACGGCATCCCCTCCAACGCCTCCTTCCGGGCGGGTTACAACACCAAGCTATTCCCGGCCATGCTGCAGTTCCACCGCGACACCGGGTCGCCCTTCATGGTGAACCCTTACCCCTACTTCAGCTACCGGCCGGAGACGCTCAACTACGCGCTCTTCCGCCCCAACAGCGGCATCTACGACCCGGCAACGAAGCTCAACTACACCAGCATGCTGGACGCCCAGATGGACGCAATCTACACCGCCATGAAGAAGCTCGGGTACGGAGACGTCGACATCGCCGTCGGGGAGGCCGGGTGGCCCACCCAGGCGGAGCCCGGGCAGATTGGCGTCGGGGTGCAGGAGGCCAGGGACTTCAACGAGGGCATGATTCGGGTGTGCAGCAGCGGCAAGGGCACGCCGCTCATGCCCAACAGGACGTTCGAGACCTACCTCTTCTCCCTCTTCGACGAGAACCAGAAACCAGGGCCGATCGCCGAAAGGCACTTTGGCCTCTTCAACCCGGACTTCACGCCCGTCTACGACCTCGGACTCCTCCGGGACGGCGCG TCTGTAGCTCCAAACCCTTCGCCAAGCCCATCGCCCAATCCGAGCCCCAAGCCCTCGCCGTCCGGAGGCGGGAAGTGGTGCGTCGCCAAGGACGGCGCCAACGGGACGGACCTGCAGAACAACATCAACTACGCCTGCGGCTTCGTAGACTGCAAGCCCATACAGGGCGGCGGCGCGTGCTTCAGCCCCAACAGCCTGCAGTCTCATGCCTCGTACGTGATGAACGCCTACTACCAGGCCAACGGCCACACCGACTTGGCGTGCGACTTCAAGGGCACCGGCGTCGTCACCTCCAGTGACCCCA GTTACGGGGGTTGCAAATACGTCTCCTGA
- the LOC109779571 gene encoding glucan endo-1,3-beta-glucosidase isoform X2, which yields MPLLLLLMLLAAGAAGAESATPSLHIGVNYGANADNLPSPTSVAAFLATKTTIDRVKLFDANPTFISAFAGTPVSLAVSLPNSALPALADKATGLDAARSWIRANLSPYVPATNVTLLLAGNEILLSTDTNLILSLLPAMRRLAQALKAEGLTGVRVTTPHYLGILAPSDGIPSNASFRAGYNTKLFPAMLQFHRDTGSPFMVNPYPYFSYRPETLNYALFRPNSGIYDPATKLNYTSMLDAQMDAIYTAMKKLGYGDVDIAVGEAGWPTQAEPGQIGVGVQEARDFNEGMIRVCSSGKGTPLMPNRTFETYLFSLFDENQKPGPIAERHFGLFNPDFTPVYDLGLLRDGASVAPNPSPSPSPNPSPKPSPSGGGKWCVAKDGANGTDLQNNINYACGFVDCKPIQGGGACFSPNSLQSHASYVMNAYYQANGHTDLACDFKGTGVVTSSDPRGADDATLVELQVTGVANTSPDGTQQATAVRGQGRQPPAHYHLQLGAAVAAATQDCSYCRACAIFFYTRV from the exons atgccgctcctcctcctcctcatgcTGCTCGCCGCCGGCGCGGCGGGGGCAGAGTCGGCGACCCCCTCGCTCCACATCGGCGTCAACTACGGCGCCAACGCCGACAACCTCCCCTCCCCGACCTCCGTCGCCGCCTTCCTCGCCACCAAGACCACCATCGACCGCGTCAAGCTCTTCGACGCCAACCCGACCTTCATCTCCGCCTTCGCCGGCACGCCCGTCTCCCTCGCCGTCTCCCTCCCCAACTCCGCCCTCCCCGCCCTCGCCGACAAGGCCACCGGCCTCGACGCCGCGCGGTCCTGGATCCGCGCCAACCTCTCCCCCTACGTCCCCGCCACCAACGTcaccctcctcctcgccggcaacGAGATCCTCCTCTCCACCGACACCAACctcatcctctccctcctccccgcCATGCGCCGCCTCGCGCAGGCCCTCAAGGCCGAGGGCCTCACCGGCGTCCGCGTCACCACCCCGCACTACCTCGGCATCCTCGCCCCTTCCGACGGCATCCCCTCCAACGCCTCCTTCCGGGCGGGTTACAACACCAAGCTATTCCCGGCCATGCTGCAGTTCCACCGCGACACCGGGTCGCCCTTCATGGTGAACCCTTACCCCTACTTCAGCTACCGGCCGGAGACGCTCAACTACGCGCTCTTCCGCCCCAACAGCGGCATCTACGACCCGGCAACGAAGCTCAACTACACCAGCATGCTGGACGCCCAGATGGACGCAATCTACACCGCCATGAAGAAGCTCGGGTACGGAGACGTCGACATCGCCGTCGGGGAGGCCGGGTGGCCCACCCAGGCGGAGCCCGGGCAGATTGGCGTCGGGGTGCAGGAGGCCAGGGACTTCAACGAGGGCATGATTCGGGTGTGCAGCAGCGGCAAGGGCACGCCGCTCATGCCCAACAGGACGTTCGAGACCTACCTCTTCTCCCTCTTCGACGAGAACCAGAAACCAGGGCCGATCGCCGAAAGGCACTTTGGCCTCTTCAACCCGGACTTCACGCCCGTCTACGACCTCGGACTCCTCCGGGACGGCGCG TCTGTAGCTCCAAACCCTTCGCCAAGCCCATCGCCCAATCCGAGCCCCAAGCCCTCGCCGTCCGGAGGCGGGAAGTGGTGCGTCGCCAAGGACGGCGCCAACGGGACGGACCTGCAGAACAACATCAACTACGCCTGCGGCTTCGTAGACTGCAAGCCCATACAGGGCGGCGGCGCGTGCTTCAGCCCCAACAGCCTGCAGTCTCATGCCTCGTACGTGATGAACGCCTACTACCAGGCCAACGGCCACACCGACTTGGCGTGCGACTTCAAGGGCACCGGCGTCGTCACCTCCAGTGACCCCA GAGGAGCTGATGATGCCACCCTTGTTGAGTTGCAGGTTACGGGGGTTGCAAATACGTCTCCTGACGGTACGCAGCAAGCCACGGCAGTACGAGGGCAGGGGCGCCAGCCTCCAGCCCACTACCATCTCCAGCTCGGAGCCGCGGTGGCGGCAGCGACGCAGGACTGCTCATACTGCCGGGCTTGCGCCATATTCTTCTATACTCGTGTCTGA